A genomic region of Leptolyngbya sp. NIES-2104 contains the following coding sequences:
- a CDS encoding RNA polymerase sigma-70 factor — MDTEHDSAADSINSLEAFNHHRSLLFSIAYRMLGTVSDAEDIVQETFLRWQQTPRTRVRSAKNYLATTITRLCIDHLRSARVRREQYVGPWLPEPLLTHQDPAEQVELADSLSMAFLVMLERLSPIERAVFLLREVFEYDYPEIAQIVDKSSENCRQILRRSRQHLAAERPRFPVSPQQQEQITSQFLAASSQGNLQDLLTLLAKDVTFWSDSGGQVPAALKPIRGAMKVARFLLAIQQKWLPTASAELVEINGQSSLLIRNGNDIHSVMTFEIVEGYIQTIYSVRNPEKLKRLSEFVEL, encoded by the coding sequence ATGGACACTGAACACGATTCAGCAGCAGATTCTATAAATTCGCTTGAGGCATTCAATCACCATCGCTCACTGCTGTTTAGCATTGCGTACCGGATGTTAGGCACGGTGAGCGATGCGGAAGATATAGTGCAAGAAACCTTTCTGCGCTGGCAACAAACCCCCAGAACTAGGGTGCGATCTGCAAAAAACTACTTAGCAACCACAATCACGCGCCTCTGTATTGATCATCTGAGGTCTGCACGAGTTCGCCGAGAACAGTACGTCGGACCGTGGCTCCCGGAACCCTTACTAACACATCAAGACCCAGCCGAGCAGGTGGAGTTAGCGGATTCGCTCTCAATGGCATTTTTAGTCATGCTGGAACGTCTATCACCGATCGAGCGAGCCGTGTTTTTGTTGCGCGAGGTGTTTGAGTATGACTATCCTGAGATTGCTCAAATCGTAGACAAAAGTTCTGAGAACTGTCGGCAGATTTTGCGACGATCGCGCCAACATCTCGCGGCTGAACGTCCTCGCTTTCCCGTTTCACCCCAACAGCAAGAACAGATCACAAGCCAATTTCTCGCTGCCTCAAGCCAAGGCAACCTACAAGATTTACTGACGCTTTTAGCAAAAGATGTTACTTTCTGGTCAGATAGCGGCGGTCAAGTTCCGGCTGCCTTAAAGCCGATCCGAGGCGCGATGAAAGTGGCTCGATTCCTGCTGGCGATTCAGCAAAAATGGCTACCAACCGCGAGTGCTGAGTTAGTTGAGATTAACGGGCAGTCTAGTCTGCTCATTCGGAACGGCAATGACATTCATAGTGTGATGACGTTTGAGATTGTAGAGGGCTATATTCAGACTATCTATAGTGTGCGGAATCCAGAGAAACTGAAACGATTGAGCGAGTTTGTCGAGTTGTAG
- a CDS encoding isoprenylcysteine carboxylmethyltransferase family protein: protein MSATEHNILSVGQILLTSFYVLIFPILVLFLSGDWDWLEGWILAIWYASVTLLTLIYLYRNDPALLQERFKPPGAENEERWDQYFLYAIQILFWSWIVIMPLDAKRFGWSPDFPIWLKSLGGVALVPAFFLFYRSFTDNTFLSPLVRIQSERKQHVVSTGVYGFVRHPMYLGGICLFIGTPILLGSQFGILLGLIFSLLLVARIVGEEKMLVEELEGYEAYKTKVKYRLLPLVW, encoded by the coding sequence ATGAGCGCAACAGAACACAACATCCTATCTGTGGGTCAAATTCTCTTAACAAGTTTTTATGTCCTGATCTTTCCAATTCTCGTGCTGTTCCTTTCTGGCGATTGGGACTGGCTGGAAGGCTGGATACTTGCGATCTGGTATGCCAGCGTCACGTTGTTAACTTTGATTTATCTCTATCGAAACGATCCAGCCTTGCTGCAAGAGCGGTTTAAGCCGCCAGGAGCAGAAAACGAAGAAAGATGGGATCAGTATTTTCTGTATGCGATCCAGATTCTTTTTTGGTCTTGGATCGTCATCATGCCCCTAGATGCGAAACGATTTGGCTGGTCGCCAGACTTTCCTATCTGGTTAAAAAGTTTGGGCGGTGTTGCTTTAGTGCCCGCTTTCTTTTTGTTTTATCGATCGTTTACCGACAACACCTTTTTATCTCCCTTAGTCAGAATCCAATCTGAGCGAAAGCAGCACGTCGTTTCCACAGGTGTTTATGGATTTGTGAGGCATCCGATGTATCTGGGTGGAATCTGTCTATTCATCGGAACCCCGATCTTACTTGGCTCTCAATTCGGTATTTTGCTGGGGCTTATCTTTTCGCTGCTGCTGGTCGCGAGGATTGTTGGAGAAGAAAAGATGTTAGTCGAAGAATTAGAAGGGTACGAAGCGTACAAAACCAAAGTAAAGTATAGACTTCTTCCTCTAGTCTGGTAA